A stretch of DNA from Staphylococcus sp. KG4-3:
CAATTCAAATACATCTGACCACTAATGTAAAACAAGCTACTTTGTTGGGTGGCACCTTAGCAATAATGCAAAAGACTTTAAATATAAATAACATTCAAATGAATATCAAATAATCATAGCAGTCCGAGGCATACAGTAGATGTCTCGGACTGTTTATTCCTCTTACTTGAGTGGGTCAACAAAATCTTTCAAACTAAATTGGCTTTTGTCCTACTCTTTTTTTATTTTTTCGTAAGCGTTTACAAAAAATAAACGATGTGCTATATTACCTCTAAAGTTAGTTTGTTTATTAAATTAACCAACTAAAATGTAGGAGGAATATTATGTCTTATTTTGATATCAATAAAGTTAATTACGAAGGCCCTAAGTCAAATAACGCTTTTAGTTTTAAGTATTACAATCCCGAAGAAAAACTTGGTAATCACTCCATGTCAGAACTTTTAAGGTTTAGTGTCGCTTATTGGCACACTTTTACTGCTGACCTTTCCGATCCATTCGGTGTAGGTGCAGCGGAACGTGATTGGGATTCATTAGATGAGATGGAAAAAGCCAAAGCAAGAGTAGAAGCAATTTTTGAATTTATGGAAAAAACACGTATTGATTACTTTTGTTTTCACGATGTAGACATTGCTCCAGAAGGTGCATCTTTAAAAGAATCTAATGAGAATTTAGATATCATCGTAGAACTTATTAAAGAAAAAATGGATCAAACCGGTAAGAAATTACTTTGGAATACAACCAACAACTTTACTCACGAGCGTTTTGTTCATGGTGCGGCCACGTCTTCAAATGCCGAAGTATTTGCATATGCAGCTGCAAAAGTTAAAAAATCATTAGAAATTGCTAAAAAGCTTGGTTCTGAAAACTTTGTTTTTTGGGGCGGTCGTGAAGGATATGAAAGTTTACTAAATACTAATATGAAATTAGAGTTAGATAACTTAGCTACTTTCTTTAAAATGGCAAAAAGTTACGCAGACGAAATCGGCTATACAGGACAATTTTTAATAGAACCA
This window harbors:
- the xylA gene encoding xylose isomerase, with the translated sequence MSYFDINKVNYEGPKSNNAFSFKYYNPEEKLGNHSMSELLRFSVAYWHTFTADLSDPFGVGAAERDWDSLDEMEKAKARVEAIFEFMEKTRIDYFCFHDVDIAPEGASLKESNENLDIIVELIKEKMDQTGKKLLWNTTNNFTHERFVHGAATSSNAEVFAYAAAKVKKSLEIAKKLGSENFVFWGGREGYESLLNTNMKLELDNLATFFKMAKSYADEIGYTGQFLIEPKPKEPTTHQYDTDVATAHAFLQKYDLDKDFKFNIEANHATLAGHTFQHELRYARDNNMLGSVDANQGHPLLGWDTDEFPTDVYDTTLAMYEILKNGGLAPGGLNFDAKPRRTSFKQEDLILTHIAGMDTFALGLRVAYKMIEDNFFENIMDEKYKSFNEGIGKKIVEGKTSFNELEDYAFNINTINNASDHLEVIKSQINQYILNINNKD